The following coding sequences lie in one Streptomyces xiamenensis genomic window:
- the coxB gene encoding aa3-type cytochrome oxidase subunit II: MSPNGSDRSSRRPVRRILPQALLAGLVLATATGCTSEDFPRLGMPTPVTEEAPRILSLWQGSWAAALVTGVLVWGLILWSVFFHRRSRTKVEVPPQNRYNLPIEALYTLVPLVIVSVLFYFTARDQTKLLETSDQPDHVINVVGFQWSWAFNYLEPVGHLSEETETQKFAQNAPELASIPDRFMEAVPENADGVYTVGALDDRDPDTGNPGPTLWLPEGETVQFIITSRDVNHSFWVVPFLMKQDAIPGHTNRFEVTPNKQGTFMGKCAELCGEAHARMLFNVKVVSPEEYQQHLQDLAAQGQTGFIPAGIEQTEAATNAETNQP, encoded by the coding sequence GTGAGTCCCAACGGCTCCGACCGCTCGTCGCGGCGCCCGGTGCGGCGGATCCTGCCGCAGGCGTTGCTCGCGGGCTTGGTCCTGGCGACCGCGACAGGTTGCACATCCGAGGACTTCCCCCGTCTCGGTATGCCCACTCCGGTGACGGAGGAGGCGCCGCGCATTCTGTCCCTGTGGCAGGGCTCGTGGGCCGCCGCTCTGGTGACGGGCGTACTGGTGTGGGGGCTGATCCTGTGGAGTGTCTTCTTCCACCGCCGGTCCAGGACCAAGGTGGAAGTGCCGCCGCAGAACCGGTACAACCTGCCCATCGAGGCGCTGTACACCCTGGTTCCGCTGGTGATCGTCTCGGTCCTCTTCTACTTCACCGCACGTGACCAGACCAAGCTCCTGGAGACCTCGGACCAGCCGGACCACGTGATCAACGTGGTCGGTTTCCAGTGGAGCTGGGCCTTCAACTACCTGGAGCCGGTCGGACATCTGTCCGAGGAGACCGAGACCCAGAAGTTCGCCCAGAACGCTCCCGAGCTGGCGTCCATCCCCGACCGCTTCATGGAGGCCGTCCCGGAGAACGCGGACGGGGTCTACACCGTGGGCGCGCTGGACGACCGCGACCCGGACACCGGCAACCCCGGGCCCACCCTGTGGCTGCCCGAGGGCGAGACGGTTCAGTTCATCATCACGTCGCGGGACGTCAACCACTCCTTCTGGGTGGTTCCGTTCCTCATGAAGCAGGACGCGATCCCCGGGCACACCAACCGCTTCGAGGTGACCCCGAACAAGCAGGGCACCTTCATGGGCAAGTGCGCCGAGCTGTGCGGCGAGGCCCATGCCCGGATGCTCTTCAACGTGAAGGTCGTCTCCCCCGAGGAGTACCAGCAGCACCTCCAGGATCTGGCTGCCCAGGGTCAGACGGGCTTCATCCCGGCGGGCATCGAGCAGACGGAAGCCGCCACTAACGCGGAGACGAACCAGCCGTGA
- a CDS encoding cysteine desulfurase/sulfurtransferase TusA family protein: protein MSYFDAASSLPLHPVARQALLAALDDGWADPGRPHREGRRARMLLDAARESAAEAVGCRPDELTFTPSGTRALHTGIAGALAGRRRVSRRLLVSAVEHSAVLHAAGTHEAAGGTVTELPVERTGRLRTDALRQALGDGDPAALVCLQSANHEVGTAQPVAEAAELCWAAGVPLLVDAAQSLPWGPVPGDWSLLAASAHKWGGPAGVGLLVVRKGVRFAPPPPADERERGRAAGFENIPAIVAAAASLRAVHQEAAAEAERLTALVDRIRDRVPELVPDTEVVGDPVRRLPHLVTFSCLYADGEALLHALDRAGFAVSSGSSCTSSTLTPSHVLRAMGVLSEGNVRVSLPPGTSRGEVNRFLATLPEAVGSVRAQLVPDAEPVVVASGPDGVTVDALGKRCPVPVIELAAVIGTVPVGAVVTVLSDDEAARLDIPAWCHTHHHDYLGESEADAGATAYRVRRAE, encoded by the coding sequence GTGTCCTACTTCGATGCCGCCTCCTCCCTCCCTCTGCACCCGGTCGCCCGGCAGGCCCTGCTGGCCGCGCTCGACGACGGGTGGGCCGACCCAGGCCGCCCGCACCGTGAGGGCCGCCGGGCCAGGATGCTGCTGGACGCGGCGCGCGAGTCGGCGGCGGAAGCGGTCGGCTGCCGCCCCGACGAACTGACGTTCACCCCTTCGGGTACCCGTGCGCTGCACACCGGCATCGCGGGCGCACTGGCCGGCCGCCGCCGGGTGAGCCGGCGGCTGCTGGTGTCGGCGGTCGAGCACTCGGCCGTACTGCACGCCGCAGGGACGCACGAGGCGGCGGGCGGCACCGTCACCGAACTGCCGGTCGAGCGCACCGGACGGCTGCGCACCGACGCCCTGCGGCAGGCGCTGGGCGACGGCGACCCGGCAGCGCTGGTCTGCCTCCAGTCCGCCAACCACGAGGTGGGCACCGCCCAGCCGGTCGCGGAGGCGGCCGAGCTGTGCTGGGCGGCCGGGGTCCCGCTGCTGGTGGACGCGGCCCAGTCGCTGCCCTGGGGTCCGGTGCCCGGCGACTGGTCGCTGCTGGCGGCCAGCGCGCACAAGTGGGGCGGCCCGGCCGGGGTGGGGCTGCTCGTGGTGCGCAAGGGCGTACGGTTCGCTCCCCCGCCGCCCGCCGACGAGCGCGAACGCGGCCGGGCGGCCGGCTTCGAGAACATCCCGGCGATCGTGGCGGCGGCGGCCTCGCTGCGCGCGGTCCACCAGGAGGCCGCGGCCGAGGCGGAGCGGCTGACCGCCCTGGTGGACCGGATCAGGGACCGGGTGCCGGAACTCGTCCCCGACACCGAGGTGGTGGGCGACCCGGTGCGGCGGCTGCCGCACCTGGTCACCTTCTCCTGCCTCTACGCGGACGGCGAGGCGCTGCTGCACGCCCTGGACCGGGCCGGCTTCGCGGTCTCCTCCGGCTCCTCGTGCACCTCCTCGACGCTCACGCCCAGCCATGTCCTGCGGGCGATGGGCGTGCTCTCGGAGGGCAACGTGCGGGTCTCGCTGCCGCCGGGGACCAGCCGCGGGGAGGTGAACCGTTTCCTGGCCACCCTCCCCGAGGCGGTCGGCTCCGTCCGTGCCCAGCTGGTGCCGGACGCCGAGCCGGTGGTGGTGGCGAGCGGCCCGGACGGGGTGACGGTGGACGCGCTCGGCAAGCGCTGCCCGGTCCCGGTGATCGAGCTGGCGGCGGTGATCGGCACCGTGCCGGTGGGCGCGGTGGTCACCGTCCTGTCCGACGACGAGGCCGCCCGTCTGGACATCCCCGCCTGGTGCCACACCCACCACCACGACTATCTGGGCGAGAGCGAAGCGGACGCGGGCGCCACCGCGTACCGGGTCCGCCGGGCGGAGTGA
- a CDS encoding carbohydrate kinase family protein, with product MRIAVSGSIAHDHLMTFPGRFADQLVGDQLHTVSLSFLVDALEVRRGGVGANICFGMGQLGARPILVGAAGEDFEEYRAWLDRHGVDTSAVRISEVLHTARFVCTTDADHNQIGSFYTGAMSEARLIELAAVAARVGDLDLVHIGADDPEAMMRHTEECRTRGIPFAADYSQQLARMDGEDIKNLTEGAAYLFNNEYEKALIETKTGWSAEEVLSKVGTQVTTLGARGVRIDRAGQETIFVGCAQEESKTDPTGVGDAFRAGFLAGLAWGASLERSAQVGCMLATLVIETVGTQEYTLRRGAFMERFTKAYGADAAAEVREHLL from the coding sequence GTGCGCATCGCCGTCTCCGGCTCCATCGCCCATGACCATCTGATGACCTTCCCCGGTCGGTTCGCCGACCAGTTGGTGGGGGATCAGCTGCACACCGTCTCGCTCTCCTTCCTCGTCGACGCCCTGGAGGTGCGCCGCGGCGGGGTCGGCGCCAACATCTGCTTCGGGATGGGGCAGCTCGGCGCCCGCCCAATCCTGGTGGGCGCGGCCGGCGAGGACTTCGAGGAGTACCGGGCCTGGCTGGACCGGCACGGCGTGGACACCTCCGCCGTACGGATCTCCGAGGTGCTGCACACCGCCCGTTTCGTGTGCACGACGGACGCCGACCACAACCAGATCGGCTCCTTCTACACCGGCGCCATGAGCGAGGCCCGGCTGATCGAGCTGGCGGCGGTGGCCGCCCGCGTCGGTGACCTGGACCTGGTGCACATCGGGGCCGATGACCCCGAGGCGATGATGCGCCACACCGAGGAGTGCCGCACCCGGGGCATCCCCTTCGCCGCCGACTACTCGCAGCAGCTGGCGCGGATGGACGGCGAGGACATCAAGAACCTCACCGAGGGCGCCGCCTACCTCTTCAACAACGAGTACGAGAAGGCCCTCATCGAGACCAAGACCGGCTGGTCGGCCGAGGAGGTGCTCAGCAAGGTCGGCACCCAGGTCACCACGCTGGGCGCGCGCGGGGTGCGGATCGACCGGGCGGGCCAGGAGACGATCTTCGTCGGCTGCGCCCAGGAGGAGTCGAAGACCGACCCGACCGGCGTCGGCGACGCCTTCCGCGCCGGGTTCCTGGCCGGGCTGGCCTGGGGCGCCTCGCTGGAGCGTTCCGCCCAGGTGGGCTGCATGCTGGCCACGCTGGTGATCGAGACGGTCGGCACCCAGGAGTACACGCTGCGCCGGGGCGCCTTCATGGAGCGCTTCACCAAGGCGTACGGCGCGGACGCGGCGGCCGAGGTCCGCGAGCACCTGCTCTAG